In a single window of the Candidatus Bathyarchaeota archaeon genome:
- a CDS encoding aminotransferase class V-fold PLP-dependent enzyme, with translation MRDIREIREKFPVTRSKVFLNHSAYSPLPQPVVDVMRRYNEELCRYEIDESEYSLGQEFFAKLVGAEKDEVALVPNTSTGLNIVANMLDYSAGANIVTTDLEYPSVVYPWLKEKLGMEVRYVKNVGGKVFLGDVEKTVNDQTAAVAVSHVEYVNGFRHDLKALAEIAHEHGAYLVVDAIQSLGAMPVDVGRDGVDFLTASCYKWLLGPAGAGYLYVCKELVERFEPPFIGWASVKPEVFDSIEFWDIWRLQLSKTASRFEVGSPSFISFVGAAVAIQLLLDVGIENIQKRILDLTALLMDSVKSLGFRLTTPEDRECRSGIVHFLTDRAQERAERLKKKGVIISARSKGLRVAPHFYNTEEEIERLIKELKTT, from the coding sequence ATGAGAGACATTCGAGAGATTCGTGAAAAGTTTCCGGTGACGCGGAGTAAGGTGTTTTTGAATCACTCTGCTTATTCACCTCTTCCGCAGCCTGTGGTGGATGTTATGAGGAGGTATAATGAGGAGCTTTGTCGCTATGAGATTGACGAGTCGGAGTATAGTCTTGGGCAGGAATTTTTTGCAAAGCTTGTAGGTGCTGAAAAAGACGAGGTTGCTTTGGTTCCTAACACTTCTACAGGGCTGAATATTGTTGCTAATATGCTTGACTACTCTGCAGGTGCTAACATTGTTACGACGGATTTGGAGTATCCCTCGGTGGTGTATCCTTGGCTTAAAGAGAAGCTTGGCATGGAGGTGCGGTATGTCAAGAATGTTGGCGGAAAGGTTTTTCTTGGAGATGTAGAAAAGACCGTGAATGACCAAACTGCTGCAGTTGCCGTAAGCCATGTGGAGTACGTAAACGGTTTTAGACACGACTTGAAGGCGTTAGCTGAGATAGCTCATGAGCACGGTGCCTATCTTGTAGTGGACGCTATTCAGTCGTTGGGTGCTATGCCTGTCGACGTGGGAAGGGATGGCGTAGACTTTTTGACGGCAAGCTGCTACAAATGGCTCCTAGGTCCTGCTGGAGCAGGATACCTGTATGTTTGCAAGGAGCTTGTGGAACGGTTTGAACCGCCATTTATCGGTTGGGCAAGCGTGAAACCCGAGGTTTTTGACTCGATTGAGTTTTGGGACATTTGGCGGCTACAGCTTTCTAAGACTGCTAGCCGCTTCGAGGTGGGTTCTCCAAGTTTCATAAGTTTCGTAGGAGCAGCGGTTGCCATTCAACTTCTCCTAGACGTAGGCATTGAGAATATTCAGAAGCGTATTTTGGATCTGACAGCACTACTTATGGATTCTGTAAAGAGTTTGGGATTTCGTCTCACTACTCCAGAAGATAGGGAGTGTCGTTCAGGTATAGTCCATTTTCTTACTGATAGAGCTCAGGAGAGGGCAGAGAGGCTGAAGAAGAAGGGAGTTATAATATCGGCGCGGTCGAAGGGGCTGCGTGTGGCGCCTCACTTCTATAATACTGAAGAAGAAATAGAGCGGTTAATCAAAGAACTCAAAACCACATAA
- a CDS encoding DUF72 domain-containing protein → MGRVFLGTSGWSYKDWIGPFYKTSTESKLKAYSKVFKTAEIDSTFYRFPTRGLVMGWLRYTPSDFIFAAKLPKQVTHEGRLESKAVETDLNKFCDLMQPLQLGGKLGCLLAQLPPSLKYDVALLEGFLTIFPPEFKLAIEFRHKSWLRDETWKLLESYNAAYTIVDEPLLPPTVKVTSDIAYVRWHGRGDRPWYYYLYEPSELEPWVEKVKKTEKQAKKVFGYFNNHYHGYAVRNCLQFAEMIGELTEGQREAKENIESYFKEAKAVAKKKMKERGMTLAAYIPEEVERMNFEKLLSTFMDKGRIRRAKGISDKEIRIEEISDSSIKASIRKYHLFVDTKNRVMLHDCADWSRCAPAKQFCKHVGKAMMTIPKEKATEIMRQIALEREKWEFKPYTA, encoded by the coding sequence ATGGGTAGAGTTTTCCTCGGCACTTCAGGATGGTCCTACAAAGACTGGATTGGACCATTTTACAAGACATCAACAGAAAGCAAGCTTAAGGCTTACTCTAAGGTCTTCAAAACGGCGGAAATTGACTCTACTTTCTACCGCTTTCCCACAAGAGGTTTGGTTATGGGCTGGCTCAGATACACGCCGTCAGATTTTATTTTTGCGGCAAAGTTACCCAAGCAAGTTACTCACGAAGGAAGGCTTGAGTCTAAAGCTGTAGAAACCGATCTAAACAAGTTTTGCGATTTAATGCAGCCTCTACAGCTTGGCGGCAAGCTTGGCTGTCTTCTTGCGCAGTTGCCTCCAAGCTTGAAGTATGATGTTGCTTTGCTGGAAGGCTTTCTCACAATTTTCCCACCTGAGTTCAAGCTTGCCATCGAGTTTCGCCACAAATCATGGCTGAGAGATGAAACGTGGAAGCTATTAGAAAGCTACAATGCAGCCTATACCATCGTCGATGAACCTTTACTTCCGCCTACCGTGAAAGTCACTTCAGACATTGCCTATGTGAGGTGGCATGGACGGGGTGATCGTCCTTGGTACTATTATCTTTACGAGCCAAGTGAGCTTGAGCCGTGGGTTGAGAAGGTTAAAAAGACGGAGAAGCAGGCTAAGAAGGTTTTTGGCTATTTTAACAATCATTATCATGGGTATGCTGTTAGGAATTGTCTTCAGTTTGCAGAGATGATTGGGGAGTTGACGGAAGGACAGAGAGAAGCCAAAGAAAACATTGAAAGCTACTTCAAAGAGGCCAAGGCAGTGGCAAAGAAGAAGATGAAGGAGCGAGGCATGACCTTGGCTGCGTATATACCTGAAGAAGTTGAACGGATGAATTTTGAGAAGTTGCTTAGCACGTTTATGGATAAAGGTAGGATTAGACGGGCAAAAGGCATTAGCGATAAAGAGATTAGAATTGAGGAAATTTCCGACAGCAGCATTAAGGCTTCAATTCGCAAATACCATCTTTTCGTAGACACAAAAAACCGCGTAATGCTTCATGACTGTGCAGATTGGAGTCGATGTGCACCCGCAAAACAATTTTGCAAACATGTTGGCAAGGCAATGATGACGATTCCTAAAGAGAAGGCGACGGAGATTATGAGACAGATTGCATTAGAACGGGAAAAGTGGGAATTCAAACCCTACACAGCCTAA
- a CDS encoding AIR carboxylase family protein codes for MQQGKIVVFMGSKRDYEFASRINKFLKQEKFNVKCEYVVASAHKAPRKLLEEVKKCEKKGENIVFITVVGLSDALSGVVAGSSKYPVIACPPDSERFWWAKFFSSAMTPQGVAVAYVPRPENAALSAVKMLALFDKSLQRKVEVYMRRLKESGKSKA; via the coding sequence ATGCAGCAAGGAAAAATCGTTGTTTTTATGGGTTCAAAGAGAGATTACGAGTTTGCCTCTCGTATCAACAAATTCTTGAAACAAGAAAAGTTCAATGTAAAATGCGAATATGTAGTCGCGTCTGCTCACAAAGCTCCCAGAAAACTGTTAGAAGAAGTTAAAAAATGCGAGAAAAAAGGGGAAAACATAGTTTTTATTACGGTTGTTGGCTTGTCCGACGCTCTCTCAGGGGTTGTGGCAGGCTCATCGAAATATCCAGTTATTGCTTGTCCCCCTGATTCGGAAAGGTTCTGGTGGGCTAAATTCTTTTCTTCAGCAATGACCCCTCAAGGTGTTGCAGTGGCTTATGTTCCTAGGCCCGAAAACGCTGCACTCTCCGCCGTTAAGATGCTTGCTCTCTTTGACAAGAGCCTGCAGAGAAAAGTTGAGGTTTACATGCGAAGGCTTAAAGAAAGCGGCAAATCCAAAGCCTAA
- a CDS encoding DUF885 domain-containing protein, whose translation MNTDEKFEELKKEIFDKFFELNPHWASHLGLHDPYDHLLPKGNTAHILENLHLLEKSVKRIKETIDYNALNDANMIDCQVLEKALEMSRFEVYEQRTHELNPDAFQEVGSTFFMMITRDYAPLEKRIDAIIARLEKLPKYLEEFRSRFKNSIPVKLWTEVAIESAQQIPGLFQFIAAASKGKIPEELHGRLGKTVMNLMQPFQEHMQWLQSLKSNTTENWALGKEKFEKLIQLRDLGMTSEEIYQLGIKYLKELKEERARIAAQIAPGKSVEEVMKTIENNAPKTFEEALKATREAMEEAKRFLIKNNIATVHEEDKLVIEQTPAFIAPLIPFAAMMMPSRFDKPMIGVYLVTRPKDTANLGSHLNYVSIKNTAVHEAFPGHFLQGTISNRSSLIHMLANGTETVEGWAHYCEQMMVEHEYVTSLESKLIQIKDVIWRAVRIIVDVKLSRGEMSFDDAVGLLMKEAGLSREGAVAEVRRYTQTPSYALSYLLGKHLILQLREEVKQKMGKKYNEKFFHDIITANGYLPISLLRKVFNQEVAKLMA comes from the coding sequence TTGAATACAGACGAAAAGTTTGAAGAACTAAAAAAGGAAATATTCGACAAATTCTTCGAGTTAAACCCCCACTGGGCCAGCCACTTAGGCCTCCACGACCCCTACGACCACTTGCTTCCAAAAGGCAACACTGCACACATTCTTGAAAACCTGCATTTGCTTGAAAAATCTGTTAAACGCATTAAGGAAACAATAGACTACAACGCCTTAAACGATGCTAACATGATAGATTGCCAAGTATTAGAGAAAGCCCTCGAAATGAGCAGATTCGAAGTCTATGAACAACGCACCCACGAACTAAACCCAGACGCCTTCCAAGAAGTCGGCAGCACCTTCTTCATGATGATCACCCGAGACTATGCACCCTTAGAGAAACGAATCGACGCTATCATCGCAAGACTCGAAAAACTCCCCAAATACTTAGAAGAGTTTCGATCAAGATTTAAAAACTCAATACCTGTAAAGCTATGGACTGAAGTCGCCATAGAATCAGCACAACAGATACCCGGATTATTCCAATTTATCGCTGCAGCATCAAAGGGCAAGATTCCAGAGGAACTCCATGGAAGACTTGGAAAAACCGTAATGAACCTGATGCAACCCTTCCAAGAACACATGCAGTGGCTTCAAAGTCTAAAGTCAAACACAACCGAAAACTGGGCTCTGGGCAAGGAAAAGTTTGAGAAACTAATCCAGCTACGCGACCTCGGAATGACCTCAGAGGAAATCTACCAACTCGGCATCAAATACCTTAAAGAGTTAAAAGAGGAAAGAGCACGTATAGCCGCACAGATTGCCCCAGGCAAAAGTGTCGAAGAAGTCATGAAGACGATTGAGAACAACGCTCCGAAAACTTTTGAAGAAGCCTTAAAAGCCACAAGAGAGGCAATGGAAGAGGCAAAACGATTCCTCATTAAAAACAACATTGCCACTGTTCATGAAGAAGACAAATTGGTGATTGAGCAAACTCCAGCATTTATAGCACCTCTCATTCCGTTCGCAGCTATGATGATGCCGTCAAGATTTGACAAGCCAATGATAGGCGTTTACCTAGTCACCCGACCCAAAGACACTGCAAACCTCGGCAGCCACCTGAACTACGTAAGCATCAAAAACACTGCAGTCCACGAAGCTTTTCCAGGACACTTTCTCCAAGGTACAATCTCAAACAGAAGCTCTCTGATACACATGCTTGCTAATGGAACGGAAACAGTTGAAGGCTGGGCGCACTATTGTGAGCAGATGATGGTGGAACACGAATACGTAACAAGCTTAGAATCTAAACTGATACAAATAAAAGATGTGATCTGGCGTGCTGTGAGGATTATCGTGGACGTCAAATTGTCACGTGGCGAAATGAGCTTCGACGATGCTGTTGGCTTGTTGATGAAAGAAGCTGGATTGTCGCGGGAAGGTGCTGTCGCGGAGGTACGCCGCTATACACAAACACCAAGCTACGCTCTTTCGTACCTTCTCGGCAAACACTTGATACTGCAGTTGCGAGAAGAAGTAAAGCAGAAAATGGGAAAAAAATACAACGAGAAGTTCTTCCACGACATCATCACAGCAAACGGATACCTGCCAATCTCTCTGCTAAGAAAAGTGTTCAATCAAGAAGTAGCGAAACTTATGGCTTAA
- a CDS encoding AbiV family abortive infection protein, producing MEGDILKAPTEEEPKKGAELCLENASSLIADAEVLLKRESYGHAVFLAISAIEEAGKAYVCAINRIEGERTLADELKDYTYGRSAHEAKLNLFISYHFMEAIGKAMENHKEVNKPLDVEDLVEVGKDLDSAGKAMRDTRSRGLYVDFREGRWAAPSNSTREDAESWVEYARKYKE from the coding sequence ATGGAAGGTGATATTTTGAAAGCACCTACAGAGGAAGAACCAAAGAAAGGAGCAGAGTTGTGTCTAGAAAACGCAAGTAGCCTTATTGCAGACGCTGAAGTATTGCTTAAACGAGAAAGTTATGGTCATGCAGTATTTTTAGCAATTTCTGCAATTGAGGAGGCAGGCAAGGCATATGTTTGTGCAATAAATAGAATTGAGGGAGAACGTACACTAGCTGATGAGCTAAAAGACTATACATATGGTAGGAGTGCCCACGAAGCAAAGCTCAATCTTTTCATCAGTTATCATTTTATGGAAGCAATAGGAAAAGCAATGGAGAATCATAAAGAAGTTAATAAGCCTTTAGATGTCGAGGATTTGGTTGAAGTGGGTAAAGATTTGGATTCTGCAGGAAAAGCCATGAGGGATACGAGGTCACGAGGATTATATGTTGATTTCAGAGAAGGGAGATGGGCAGCTCCATCTAATTCCACTCGTGAAGATGCTGAATCATGGGTCGAATATGCTAGAAAATATAAAGAATAA
- a CDS encoding phosphoribosylaminoimidazolesuccinocarboxamide synthase — protein MSSDVILKTHLPLTLFKRGKVRDLYDMGERLLIVSTDRISAFDVVLPNGIPHKGEALNRLSAYWFNETIDIMPNHILEVVNPRTVLVKKTKPIKVEFVVRGYLYGSAWENYRKEKPISGTHLPKGLKKAEQLSEPILTPTTKAETGHDVEMIKEEVAGKIGKDMAEKIGNVCLKIYERASRKAEAKGIIVADTKMEFGVLDNELILIDELLTPDSSRFWPKDRYEVGKSQPSFDKQYVRDYLTSIEWNRQPPAPELPEHVVLETSKKYIEAFERLSGKKF, from the coding sequence ATGAGCTCCGACGTCATCCTCAAAACTCATCTCCCTCTTACCCTGTTCAAAAGGGGAAAAGTCAGAGACCTCTATGACATGGGCGAAAGACTGCTAATTGTCTCTACAGACCGCATCTCCGCCTTCGATGTAGTCCTTCCAAACGGCATTCCCCACAAAGGCGAAGCCCTCAATAGGCTCTCAGCATATTGGTTCAACGAAACTATAGATATAATGCCAAATCACATTCTAGAAGTCGTCAACCCCCGCACAGTCCTAGTGAAAAAAACTAAGCCCATAAAAGTTGAATTCGTCGTGCGCGGGTATCTCTATGGCTCAGCATGGGAAAACTACCGAAAAGAAAAGCCTATCAGCGGAACACACTTACCAAAAGGACTGAAAAAAGCCGAACAGTTATCTGAGCCCATTTTGACTCCTACCACAAAGGCAGAAACAGGGCACGACGTAGAAATGATAAAGGAAGAAGTTGCAGGGAAAATCGGGAAAGACATGGCAGAGAAAATTGGCAACGTATGCTTGAAGATTTATGAAAGAGCTTCACGGAAGGCAGAAGCCAAAGGCATTATAGTGGCAGACACGAAGATGGAATTTGGCGTACTTGACAACGAACTCATCCTCATAGATGAACTTCTAACTCCAGACTCGTCTAGGTTTTGGCCTAAAGACAGATACGAAGTTGGAAAGAGCCAGCCGAGCTTTGACAAACAATACGTACGCGACTATCTAACGTCAATAGAGTGGAATAGACAGCCTCCAGCGCCGGAACTGCCAGAGCATGTGGTTCTTGAAACTTCAAAGAAGTATATTGAGGCTTTTGAACGGTTGAGTGGAAAAAAATTCTAG
- a CDS encoding DUF2110 family protein has translation MCEVVLLQKIYGESSLDELKEVLKGLCEGLRVELTGLSVVENGWVKVEISGEDEKVAVRFLERELGLAPITIRSVKRFSVLRGKVVFSGWSRMKISVDVGVFSPKPIYVFVPLRCLQGQLVDGRKFALERVAELFGLADGFPLEVRVVKAGADGFEAELTENQLELYSRWIDSRVDRLVVLGALGERVREAVRRARLKRDVLGVESLDFLEHVVVCNLGTDARGLVPKLGRRLFKARFVRFSPFRVLEFVGGCW, from the coding sequence TTGTGTGAAGTTGTGTTGCTTCAGAAGATTTATGGTGAGAGTTCCCTAGATGAGCTTAAAGAAGTTTTGAAGGGGTTATGCGAAGGGCTGAGAGTTGAGTTAACTGGTTTGAGTGTAGTGGAGAATGGCTGGGTCAAAGTTGAGATTTCTGGTGAGGATGAAAAGGTTGCGGTTCGTTTTTTGGAAAGAGAGTTAGGGTTAGCTCCGATTACCATTAGAAGTGTTAAACGATTTTCTGTTTTACGTGGAAAAGTCGTATTTTCTGGATGGAGTAGAATGAAAATTTCTGTGGATGTTGGAGTTTTTTCGCCAAAGCCCATTTACGTGTTTGTTCCTCTGCGGTGTTTGCAGGGACAGTTGGTTGATGGTAGGAAGTTTGCGCTTGAACGGGTTGCTGAGTTGTTTGGATTGGCAGATGGATTTCCTTTAGAGGTTCGGGTGGTTAAGGCTGGCGCAGACGGGTTTGAGGCGGAGTTGACGGAGAATCAATTAGAGCTTTACAGTCGCTGGATTGACTCGCGGGTTGATCGTTTAGTTGTTTTGGGAGCTTTAGGTGAAAGAGTGAGAGAGGCTGTTAGGAGAGCAAGGCTTAAGCGTGATGTTCTGGGGGTTGAATCTCTGGATTTTTTGGAACATGTTGTGGTTTGCAACTTGGGAACAGATGCTAGAGGATTAGTGCCGAAACTTGGAAGGCGGTTGTTTAAGGCGAGATTTGTGCGCTTTTCTCCCTTTCGAGTTTTGGAGTTTGTAGGTGGATGTTGGTAG
- a CDS encoding VWA domain-containing protein encodes MQHRIFFPFTAIVELDKLKLAIIINAVNPNIGGLLIRGPKGSGKTTAVRALTDVLPEIQVVKDCPFNCNPYDASNMCEKCSATYQKNRKFSIEEREMRVVDLPLGATEDRVVGSLDIEKAIKHGIEALEPGILAEANQNILYVDEVNLLPDHIADDLLDAAATGWNVVEREGISVSHPSRFIFIGTMNPEEGQLRPQLLDRFPLSASVERITSVEERMEVVKRNLEFEEDPEAFREKHKPTQEELKNRIAQARKTLPIVVIPEKLLEAICKTCLDLKVDGLRPDIVISKAATTLTAFENRKEVSLEDVYIASELALSHRTREGGFLEPATPEEIKETLFTAAKAVGFKPEKTEAKTQKEKGGGDKKKKKEGRAIVFIKGDASKKFEKFLEKHKKSTEVRKKLSHLFVKINRLLGQVIFAFGQRMKKQVKGIPSVKAIVKSNKPLKAEDGDEGKQISLKKMKGIPSISHAAKTPRLKKGLALFKIFKGSKIESSVLSKSSFKIKKTRWDTSGFAGKRAEATTTIGRGRASGWKFPHGKPRDIHLPATIRAAARKQKYKKKSLETALDISLHDVREKLRRYKVPMTIIFVLDLSGSMMLSIEAVKKAILKLHGDAYRYRDRVGIVVLKDTGAVVVQHPITNLRVVANKLLGLKISGYTPLAAGMLKAWEALKESKRRAPSTIPAMIVITDGSANVPLVRSLETGEVRSIEEMRIIVREYEDLAIRDVISVSKMIRKEGIHTVVINTNPHMYGRETYGLTVTELIAINTHGKLHTVGRLATEPELVEKIVEKIAEDQRLIAHEASLRKFD; translated from the coding sequence TTGCAACACAGAATTTTCTTCCCATTTACCGCCATCGTTGAGCTTGACAAGCTAAAGCTCGCCATAATAATCAACGCCGTCAACCCCAACATCGGCGGACTGCTAATTAGAGGACCAAAAGGCTCCGGAAAAACCACAGCCGTTCGAGCCTTAACGGATGTTTTGCCAGAAATCCAAGTCGTCAAAGATTGCCCCTTCAACTGCAACCCCTACGACGCTTCTAACATGTGCGAGAAATGCAGCGCAACCTACCAAAAAAACAGAAAATTCTCAATAGAAGAAAGAGAGATGAGGGTAGTGGACCTTCCCCTAGGTGCCACTGAAGACCGCGTGGTTGGAAGCTTAGACATTGAAAAAGCCATAAAACACGGCATAGAAGCACTAGAACCAGGCATTCTGGCAGAAGCAAACCAGAACATACTCTACGTAGACGAAGTCAACCTACTACCAGACCACATCGCAGACGACTTACTAGACGCTGCAGCAACAGGATGGAACGTCGTTGAAAGAGAAGGAATCTCAGTAAGCCACCCCTCACGGTTCATCTTCATTGGAACAATGAACCCAGAAGAAGGTCAACTCCGCCCTCAACTCCTAGACCGCTTTCCACTATCCGCTAGTGTCGAAAGAATAACATCAGTAGAAGAAAGAATGGAGGTCGTAAAGCGAAACCTAGAATTCGAAGAAGACCCCGAAGCCTTCCGCGAGAAACACAAACCCACACAAGAAGAGCTGAAAAACAGAATTGCACAAGCAAGAAAAACACTTCCAATCGTCGTTATCCCTGAAAAACTCCTCGAAGCAATATGCAAAACTTGCCTAGACTTGAAAGTTGATGGCTTAAGACCCGACATAGTTATCAGCAAAGCAGCCACCACTCTCACTGCTTTTGAAAACAGAAAGGAAGTTTCATTAGAGGACGTTTATATCGCCTCAGAACTTGCCCTAAGCCACCGCACAAGGGAAGGCGGGTTCCTCGAACCAGCTACACCAGAAGAAATAAAGGAAACACTCTTCACCGCTGCAAAGGCTGTTGGCTTTAAACCCGAAAAAACCGAAGCAAAAACGCAAAAAGAAAAAGGAGGAGGCGATAAAAAGAAGAAAAAAGAGGGACGTGCAATTGTCTTCATCAAAGGCGATGCGAGTAAGAAGTTTGAAAAATTTTTAGAAAAACACAAAAAAAGCACTGAAGTTCGTAAGAAATTATCACACCTCTTCGTCAAAATAAATAGATTGCTTGGTCAAGTGATATTTGCCTTTGGGCAGAGAATGAAAAAACAGGTCAAAGGCATACCAAGCGTGAAAGCCATAGTAAAAAGCAACAAGCCATTGAAAGCAGAGGACGGAGACGAAGGAAAGCAAATCAGTTTGAAGAAAATGAAAGGCATACCATCAATAAGTCATGCAGCAAAAACTCCCAGACTAAAAAAAGGACTCGCTCTTTTTAAAATCTTCAAAGGTTCAAAGATCGAATCTAGTGTCCTTTCAAAATCATCCTTTAAAATAAAGAAAACCCGCTGGGATACGAGCGGTTTCGCAGGCAAGAGAGCAGAAGCTACAACGACAATCGGCCGAGGCAGAGCCAGCGGATGGAAGTTCCCCCATGGCAAACCCAGAGATATACATCTTCCAGCCACTATCCGAGCGGCAGCAAGAAAACAAAAATATAAAAAGAAGAGTCTCGAAACCGCCCTCGATATAAGCCTCCACGATGTCCGTGAAAAGCTAAGGCGTTACAAAGTGCCCATGACAATAATTTTTGTGTTAGACCTAAGCGGCTCCATGATGCTCAGCATCGAAGCGGTAAAGAAGGCTATACTAAAACTGCATGGAGACGCTTACCGCTACAGAGATCGGGTTGGAATTGTGGTGCTGAAAGACACTGGAGCCGTTGTGGTTCAACATCCCATCACAAACCTGAGAGTTGTAGCAAACAAACTTCTAGGACTAAAAATCAGCGGCTACACGCCTCTTGCTGCTGGAATGCTCAAGGCTTGGGAGGCCCTGAAAGAATCAAAAAGACGCGCACCTTCAACAATACCAGCCATGATCGTCATTACCGATGGAAGCGCTAACGTGCCCTTGGTAAGAAGCTTGGAGACTGGTGAAGTTCGATCCATTGAAGAAATGCGTATAATAGTTCGAGAATACGAAGACCTTGCTATTCGCGATGTTATTTCTGTCTCTAAGATGATAAGAAAGGAAGGTATTCACACAGTAGTGATCAACACTAATCCCCACATGTATGGCAGAGAAACTTACGGTCTTACGGTGACTGAACTCATAGCCATCAACACACATGGTAAGCTTCATACAGTAGGCAGATTGGCTACTGAACCAGAGTTAGTTGAGAAAATTGTGGAAAAAATAGCAGAGGATCAGCGCTTAATTGCGCATGAAGCCTCTCTAAGGAAGTTTGATTAA
- a CDS encoding helix-turn-helix domain-containing protein: protein MEDVKSKLKGTTLQVYWHLLRSGKPTTIRRLQRELGLSSPSVASYHLEKLLDMELIRKNAKGDYELRKTVSLEVMSSFVRISQLMIPRYVFYTIFFFTLLIVFVVGYAHALSIQGIFALAFGGSGLVITAYETWRQWRLKPI, encoded by the coding sequence ATGGAGGATGTTAAGTCAAAGCTGAAGGGTACAACCCTTCAGGTATACTGGCATCTTCTGAGAAGTGGGAAACCCACTACCATCAGGCGTCTTCAAAGAGAACTAGGTCTTTCAAGTCCAAGCGTGGCATCTTATCATCTTGAGAAGCTTTTGGACATGGAGCTCATCAGGAAAAACGCTAAGGGAGACTACGAACTTAGGAAAACAGTTAGCTTGGAGGTGATGAGCTCCTTTGTAAGGATTAGCCAGCTGATGATTCCGAGATACGTGTTTTACACGATCTTTTTCTTTACTCTTCTAATTGTGTTTGTAGTTGGATATGCTCACGCACTGTCCATACAAGGCATCTTCGCTTTAGCTTTTGGAGGAAGCGGACTTGTCATCACAGCATACGAAACTTGGAGACAATGGAGGTTGAAACCTATTTGA